tgcggttgctgggggttatggcctgcaacccaggaatgtaccctggctgggaattgaacctgggacactttggttcccagcccattctcaatccactgagctataccagccagggcaaaataaataaaatcttaaaaaaaaaaatttaaaaactgaagctGTGTGGAATTCTTTTCTCTTAAAGATGACTTATTTAGTATCGGCAAACTGACATTTCTCTTTAAGCACTGAAAAAAAGTGAGGATCAGAATTGAACGTGCTGCAAATTACCCACACACCCAATGTCTAAGACTTGTATTAATTACGCCAAATAAAATGttgtattaataatttttatattttacctgttgaaataataatgttttggACTGTTGAGGTTAGGTGTAACATATTATTAAGATtaattttacctctttctttttacttttttaatctgGCTACTAGAACACTTAAAATTACACATGCGGCTTGCACTACATTTCTATTGGACAGCGTTTGTTTATCTAGACGGCTAAGATTATGGTTGTCTAGagagaaaaccataaaaaaaatccaaagattAAGCTTCTCAAGTGTTCCTGCCTGAAcacatgggtcaccggccagcagtgatcacggaacgctgcgggtGGCTCatcaaaatgagacaaaaaatatgcacagaaacagaccagtttctgtggagaagtagggacggaacggccaccccctctagtggggagcgtgctgatttaccgtccaaaccagcttttattgggttcattttgcataagaattcaggtaaagcacattactcattgtgaggaagtaaggatcaaaggataagtaacaaggaactctgagggtctattatgagtcagggtcaaagagctgtaagactttaaggaacaaactaacttcctccttggacccttctcattcaactgagagcattctaaacaaagaaggtttcacaggaatttaaatgttctttcttaggcctgatcacccggggaacccacccttttcagcacaggggggcaccaccctgtcattgtttcaagcttaggtggagcaagggaagtaaggcagccgagaggttaagagattttcttgcagagcaggaggactcgggctttgtcaaagccaaagggcgagagTCGGTCACCCCCTTTTCCGTAGCCctcaaagtccttcttttgggggcctcccacatgatcgtgcctgttttagatcgttccccccttggggaatcttacccgtcattggctaactgaccaagcactggggtccaggcagggtgaggtatgaaggagcagaagcagtgctcctgtcagggagatgagcttgtctccttgctggcttacagttccaagggcgttcccttagccttagcctaggagggggttacagcttctggtaccaggcagggtggttcccaacacctgCCGCTTTTCCAGTGGGGAAACACAGGCTGCGATTTGGCTGAAAGTTCATGAAGGTAAGCACGTGCTTTCTGAgcacccttcccccagctcccaaCCGGTTTGAATTGCCCTCAGGCGTGAGCAGGACCAACTTGCAGTTGGACTGACATCCAGTCGCCCTTCCTGCAACTGAATGCAGGCCAGGTCCGGCTGCCTGCCGCGAGCCAGCCAAACTCGTGAGACAGGTGGGGTGAGTGGGAAAGAGGCTaatttattcagatgccagcagGCTGAGGAGATGAGGGAACTCTTGTCTCAACGCCCATCTTCAcgtctcagtgcaggcagaggctttcctgagcagggagaggggaagcagaacaaagaggTGGAGGGGCCAGGGGTGAACAGTTCCCTACATGCAGACCAGCACAGTCCAGTCTGATAAGGACCTCAGCATCAGTGAAGGGGTGGTCTGGCATGCATCATCCTCGTTTTCATCTTCCTTGTTTTACCTCGTCCTGCTTTTGTGGCTGAAGGTCCGCAACTCTCCTAGAGCTGGGAGGACTGAAGGTTCaagtctgtgtcttttttttaagattttatttatttatttttagagagggaagggagggagaaagagagagagaaacatcaatgtgcagttgctgggggtcatagcctgcaacccaggcatgtgccctgactgggaattgaacctgggacactttggttcgcggcccgagctcaatccactgagctacgccagccagggcaagtctgTGTCTCTTGAAGGATTCTTGCACAAACACACTGtgtatctacaagctacatattcaTCAGAGTCGACATCTACAGAaataatgtcaaaagaatggtggagTGGATTACAATCCCCAACTGTTACATGTCCACACAAGGGAGGTTTCCTTCATCTTCAGCAGCAGAGCTCCATCTGGAAACAGGCGTCCCTGGGTGTCTTTCATGTGTCAACACGACGAGGCTACAATCCCCAGTTATTCGCTCAACACTCACCCGGgagttgctgtgaaggtattttgtatCTTCGTCAACAGCTACAATCAGTTCACATCTGTAAAGGAGATCCTCTTCAATAATCTGAGTAGGCCTAATCTAATCAGCCAGAAGGCTTTAAGAACAACATTGAGGCTTCCCTGCTCCAAGTCTGTGCCCTCGGTTCCTGCCCAAGAGTTTCTGCCCTGATGGTCGGCCCCCTGCAGCTTGGACTTGCCAGTCTCCACAGCTGCATAAGCCAATTCATTGAAATaactatctatctacctatctatcttaATATATTGGCATTATATGTAGTAGCTATTACAATAGCTACATTAATTAATACAATTTTTCCCCTCTGCAAACTGTTAcaccttgccccccccccccgccccttggaAGGCAGAGGTTATGTCTGCCCTTCCTTGTGCATCCTGCAGAGCCCACTGAGGCAGAGTGGCGGGGTGCAAAAACACATGGACTTCGGAATCAGACAGCGAGTCCTACATTTGACCGTGACTTTGTCACCTGCCAGCTGTGTATTCATCTCAGCTTCCTTCATCTGTCAAAGTGGAGGTACTATCACCTACCTCCCAGGGTTAGACTAAAGATCAAATGAAATAGCACGTGTTTAGTAAGAGGCCAATCAAATATAGAAATTATCAGTGCAGTGGGGGCTCAACAATCATTTGTGGACTGAGTTAAATATTTACAGGCATATTGGCTGGCTTTCTCTAGATCAGCGGTGGCCCAAAATAGCTCATCAACGTTCTAGATAGAATCTTGCTATGTTTGAATGCATAACCCGTCTCCCGGCTTGTTTCCTTGTCCTTGCATGGAGAAGGAGCACCTGCGAAGTTTAGACGGGTCCATGAGAAACACGAAAGGAGAAACTCCTCTTTGCAGTCAGGACCGCTGCGTGGGTGAGCCCTCACTTTCCATCACGACACGTGGACTAACCCCACACCAGCTTACTCCTGACTTGAACCCAGGCGAGGAAACAGACGTCTTGAAGGTGATGGTCACGGTCCCTGCAAAGGCTGCACTGGCATTGTGGTACACCACCACGAAAAATGTGGTGTCTCTCGTGGTTCCCGGGGCACCACCATGGATAATCCTGCAGGACCAGACGAgcggagacagagagagaaagcatctCCCAGGTCTCTCCTGCACAGGACCAGGTGCTGGTGAGGCAAACAGCTGAAGGGTCCCAGCGGTCCAGGACCCAATTCTGGCGTCACCCAGCGTGGAGCAGACAAACGAGAGCAATGGATGGAAGCGGGACACAGCAACACTATGTGACTCACGTAGCACCTGCTTAGAAGGGAGTGAGCTATTCCCAGCGGTGGGAGCAGCCCTCCACCCCTCCGCCGGCCGGGACCTCAGCTTCTGGGGAGGCGTGGGCGTCTTCCTGGGTTAGTCTCAGGTGAAAGTGAAATGATGCCGTAAAAACAGGATGGGCTTTGCAGGCCCACAGACCCACCCTGAACCCCACATTTCTATCCATGTGACTCTAGTCGAGTTCCCACTTGGGACATCTGTTCCTTTACCTGTAAGCTAGGAAAAAGGATGATCTCCTTCTAAGAATTCTTTTTAGCATTAAATTAACCTAGCCAAAGCTCCTGGTACAGGCTCTGGTATATACTAGTCACTGAGCAACAataaccaccctccccccaccccttttaaTGTCCACTGCTTATTCCACCACCATGGAGGATGTGGAGGATCAGTGAGGAAGAATTCCCTCACGGGGACAGGTCATACCTCAGGGGGGTGGCTAAGGGGCTGACAGAGCCACCCTGCCCGGGAAGCCAGTGGAATGAGGCTTACGTTCCTCTGGGCTGCAGTAACCAGGAACCTGCTAGAGGCGGCACGGCCCCACCCACTGgtgtctcccctcctccctgctccttgaCCAGGAAAAGCCCATCTGAGCTGCAGGCTGGGATGGTGCTCCGAGCCTCACCCAGGCAGCCCattgtgggggggagggggcaggctggaGCAAGCAGACACCCTTCTCCTCCGAGTCACAGTGGAAGATGGCATACTCAAAGCCCAGCCTCTCCATCTCTGTGatccagagagagaggggggcgcCTTCCGTTGTTTAAATCTAGAGAGAACAGTCGAGCTCGTAGCCGGGACCTCAGGCTGCAAACTGACCCTCCGCATGGCAGTGGTCTCCAGGGCGGTCAGCACCTGATTGTGGGGGGGAGGTCCCCGGGAAAGGCCAATGCCTCAGCTTCCTTCTGCatctcctggggggtggggggagccccagAATCCTCTGAGGGGGAAGAACAGCTTCCAGGGAGGGGAAGAGATTAGCAGTGTGAGTGAGGGGCGGAGTGGAGGAGGCACTGCCCATGAAATCAGGATACCGATGTTTCCATCAACCGAGGAACAATATTAATCTGGCACGCCCTGACTTTGGAAGATTGAGGATTAAGCGGGCCAAAATGCTTCttgtaaaataaggaaatgggCCTCCTCCTCTAACCCCCACAGGCCTGAGGTTTGTTTAAGAGAGTTGTATCTGTACAATACGACCTCCAGGGAACTTGGGGTGGGTTAGACACCTTCATTAGAAGTCAAGGGTAAAGCCTCCGATACAAAGCCCCTGCACTTTTGTCAAGAATCTCAAAGCAAAATTTCTAAGGACAGGCTAGTGTATCAATTTAGAAGTCTTCCAGCGGGCTCCTCCTGTCCTTTAAATGTTACCCGTCTTCTGCCATTCTTGTCTGTTCTTCCCCCAATTCAGGCTCTCAGCTCAAACTGGCCACCAGAGGGAGCATGCACCCGCTGCCCAGCGGGTTCCGGCTGGGGGCCTCCAGCATTGGCGCGAAACCCGAGTGCTGCCCACTGCCAGCGCCACTGAGCTGCCAGCCATGCACCAGGGTGAGGGCACTGACCTTTATCCCTGGGCACTGCCCCTTCCCCATTCCTTACTCATGCTGCACCTGTCTGGGTGGACAGGTGTGTCAGGAGACTCCAGGAGTGACTGGGGACAGGGGTGAAGACGGCCCTGAACCAGGAGTCCGGGGGTCCTGATTCTGGTCCATTCGCTGTGTCACCTCGCTAGGCCTCAGTTTGCTCACTTGTGAAATGAGTGGGTTGAACTGGGTGGCCCCCAAGTTCTTCTTCTGAACTAATATCTTGTGAGCATAGACTCTCCGCGTCCAGGCTGCTTTGTACCTGGCTCTCAGGCTAACGATGCCCCGCCCCACCGGAGACGCAGGAGAGGGGCTGCAGCACAGAGCACCTGGGAGAAAATGCGTGCGCACAAGCAACATTTTGCCGACCGTTCAGCGTTACTCAGCCCCCAACCTGCCCCAtcccccgcccctgcagcccgGGGGGAAGCACTCCAGATACATGGGGTGGGATCTTACCAGGGACAGCTTTGGCAATCCTAGCAGGGTCTGCTTCTTTTAGCAGTGTCGATGGCCTGGAAGGCACACCCACGACATCTACAGCCTTCTCCATGAGTTCATTATACAGCCCACCGTGACGGGGCTCCGGCTGGCACCGGGTGGGGAATAATCCTTTACACAGGGCTGGAGGTGACTGCTTGAGACCTGAAAAGCCTCAAAGAGTACGCCTGGCTATGCCACGTCAGACTATGCCACATCAGACTATGCCTGATACGATTCCAGTCTGACTCATTAATTCGTGCCTTTATTCAACAGAGGGGCCTGTTTTCACCAGGCAGAGCCTGTGCAAATGACCAGAGGTGAGAGAGAGCATGTCAGGTTCCCAGACTGTGCAAGTGGTAATGCCTagcaggaggggaggaaggcaagggaggaggccagagagaAAGCGTGGGGCCCGAGCCGCCACATTAAAGAATTTGAGTTGTATCCGGGAGAGTTAGAAGCAGAAGGATGAAATAGCCAGATGTGCACATGGGAACTTGTAGCCTGGTCAAGCCTCAGGGACCCTGGGGAGTCTGGCTGagactgggttggccaaaagtttgaGGCCAGGGAATTCTTTCAGTCCTATGGAGGCAACTCTTAAACACTGTGAGCTACCAAATGGCCGGCAGGTGGCGGAGAACACAGCTTCGAAACCCTGTGTAACCCTTTCCCCTAAATCAAAGTTATGCATTTAACTTACAAGGAAACAGAAGCACCAAACATTGAAAGTAAGttgcccaaaatcacacagctaaaaaAAAGATTACGAAATGAAATTTGTCATTGCTACTTTTACCCTTTATTGGGGTCCTGCTACCTTAACACAATCATTTAATCTCAGAAGCTTCAATCActcaaaaaaacccacaaaaacccTCTTATTTCATAGGCAATAAAACACTGACCTCAGAACTATAGCACTATTTGAAAGTGTTTGTGAGAAAGTGTTTTCCAATAAACTCAACTAAAAAAATGTTATCATCCACGCGCCAAAACTATTTTCCCAATAAAACGTCAATAAGACATTTTAATTCCTTCATCCTGTGGTGAAAACATAACACAACAAACTAATCGGTAGTTTGACAAAAATAAAGCCACTCGAAGTCACACAGCCGTGCAAGTCACACACTAGCACAAGCCGTGCACGGTGCATTCGGATTATGGTTGTACCGTTCAACCTCCACACGTCCAAAGCAGTTTGTGGGTTGTAGATTAGACGTCAGGCAGTTCTGTGAAGCAGGCACAGCGAATGTCACCGTCGTCATCATCCTTATCTTACAGACGACTTCCTCGACTTCCTCGACACTCAGAGCTCGGTTTAGGGCTGCTTGTAACTGGAGGAGCAGCACCCACAGCAGGACGTTCCGAGGCATCCCTTTGATGTCCGGTCAGGAAGGCCCTGCATGGTTCGAGACCCAGAGAGGCACATCTCACTTTACAAGTGTCAGCTCCTCCAAATGGTCTTCACTGGGTCAGAGAGCGGAGAAATCCTGGCAGGCAGCAGtctggcagcagctggaggagacCCCTCCCCAAGTCACACGCCAACCACAGAACTGGTCCATCCATCTGTGTCCGGCATGGCGGACCCTCCCGGGGTGCTGGCTGCGCTCACAGTCTTGTCTCCCAGAATTCAGCCTGCCTCCAGGCCACGCTGCGGAGCAGCCCGGCGCAGGGAGCAGGGGGTGCTCGTGAGAAGACCGGGGACTCGCTGGCTGATACAGCAGACAGGGTGGAGCTCCCACGGCTTTGAGACTTAGCGCTCTGGAATCCCAGTTTGGCAGCCTCTTAGGTTAACAGTAATCGTCTGCATGActtcctggccctgccctctgtggctccattggtgggaatgttgtcctgtaaaccgaaatgccacaggtttgattcctagtcagggcacatgcctaggttgcaggtttgatcctcggtCAGCGTAGGTGTGAGAGGCAATTGGCTGATGcagctctccctttctctccttcccttcccctctcttaaaaaaaaaaaaaaaaaaaagagtttttgaaGATAAATGAGAGAATGGTGGCTAAGAGTCCAGTTCAGAGTAAGTGTCTAAAAATGTGAAAGTCCCTCTGCCCTGTCCCTGTATCCCTCCTGCCCACACCATTTCAGCTCCGCAAGTGCTGACTGACGGCTTCACTGTGCCAGTGTGAAAAGATGTAACAGTTGAAGTTGGGAACACACTGAATACatgtatgaaatataaaataaagctaCAAGATGTGGATAAGAAAAGTGAAAGCGCTAACCCTCAGATAACTAGAGGGCAGGGGGAAAGTAGAAATACGTGTGAAAATCGGGAGGAGAGCCATTCGAGCACAGAACAGAGACCAATGTCCAGGGTGTAAAGGCGGCCATGGAGGCCGGGATGGTACagttgggggaggagggatgaGGAAGGTGCATGAGGCTGGCTCTGCAAGGATTTTTAGGCCCCGTGGCAGAggtttttctatttgtttgttgttgacaATCAATAATCTAAGATTCAAGAAGCTAGAATAAAAGAGTACATGAAACCCAAAGAAAACAGGTAAGATAAAGATAggagcagaaattaatgaaaagacaacaaaaccccagaaagtCAACAAAGCCAAAAGCTGGTTCGTTGAAAGGATGAGTAAAAGTGATAAACCCCATGAAACTGAtccagaaaaggagagaaagcacaAACGACCAAAATCAGGAAAAAGGAACATGACTTCAGATCCTTCTGCATGAAAACAGACTATGTGAGGACATGAGGAAGAATTGTAGATGGATACGTTTGACAATTTagataaagtgggaaaaattcttaaaaataacaactttCAAAAAGTGAGACAAGCAAAGATAGAAAATCTGAATCATCTCTACCTGCCAAAGAAACTGAATGCAGAGTTTGAAATCTCCCATAGAGAATCCCCAGACAGCTTCGCTAATGATTTTCAGCAAACatccaaggaagaaataatatcaatTTTTTATAAACACTCGTTCAGAAAATCACAGAAAAGGGAGTAGTTCCCAACACACTTTTGGAGGCCAAACCTAACATGGCattgtaaaaagaagaaatttcaggACAATATCTCTTGTCAACATAGGTACAAAAATCACAGAGAATtcggtgattttttttttaaatgatcacacCAAGAGGTGATTTTTTCCCCTAGGGAAAATACAGGCTGATTTAAGCtaagaatcaatcaatgtgattcaccacattaacagaataatGGAGAAAACTATATGATCACTTCaagtgataagaaaaaaaaagcgttggataaaatttaaattcatatatCATACAGACactcagaaaactggaaaaaaaaccccaaaacaaacatGCTTAATGGCATAATATATGCACTATTTCCACAGTCTCTGGAAGTGGAGAAGACTGACTTGCAGCTGTAGGACTGCATTTGATAGGAACTATATCTTGCGTCCGGAACCACGTTTCTGAGAGTGAAGGGATACTCAGACCGCAGCACGCACCCGGTCTGTCTTTGGAGGAGGCCTGGCGGCGAAAGCGGCGGCCCGTCTGGGGGCCACGTGCTCACAGAATGTAGTCCGTGCTGGAGGAGCGGAAGGAGTGCTGAGAAGGTAAGGACCTCTCCTTGTATTCCTTGGGGATTGTTCTTACGTAGAGGAGGATGTGGTTGCaacttttctgaaatatttccgAGAGGTGTTTCTTGAACTTCTCGCCCACAAAAGCATAGATAACGGGGTTGACGCAGCAGTGAGCAAAGGAAATGATTTCCGTGACAGAGGTGGCGTAGGTCAGCCGCTGGTTCATGAGACACCCATCCAGGATGTGCAGGTCGTGCAGGGAAGTGAGGAAGAGGACCACATTGAAGGGGACCCAGAAGACTAATGATACAATGACCACGATGAGCACCAACTTGATGGCCTTGGCCTTGTTTTGGTTTTGGCAATTCTTCAGCTGGTGCAGGATGCTAATGTAGCAGAACAGGAGGATGGTGAATGGGATCAACAGGCCTAAGATGTTCATTTCAAAGTGGGTGAAGAGCTTCCACTTTACAGTCTGTTGATCGTAATATGAGTAACACTCGAGGACGCCATCTTCAGAGGACACTTGGTAAAATACCACCAGTGGGCTGGTGGCCATGCCGGCGGTCAGCCACACCACCAGGGTCAGGGCCGTGCCCATCCTGGCTGTCCTCACCTTCATGGCATACACGGCGTGGACAATGGCCAGGTACCTGTCCACACTCATGAGGGTGATGAAAAACATGCTGCTGAAGAAGCCAATGTAATAAAAGCCAGAGACCACCTTACACATGACAGTCCCAAACACCCACTGGTGGAGGTGATAGTGCgtcagaaaggggaaggagaagacaaaAAGCAGGTCTGACAGCGCCAGGTTCAAGAGGTATATGTCTGTGATGCTCTTCAGCTTCTTGCAGACAACAAGGACCAGAATGACTAGGCTGTTCCCGAGAAAACCAAATACAAACAGGAGGCAGTAAAAGACAGCAAGAAGCAACCTGCTCTCTGTCTGAGTAATTTCCACATCACAGGGGCTTGAGAGGCTGTCGGGATAGTAGTAGTCAGTTGCTGTCACATTGGGCTCGAGCGTATAATCCATCGAGGCAGGAGGACCTGGTTGCACGGGCACCTAAGAGACATGCAtaccttaaaaatgttttaatttaaagaatatgaCTGAGTGTGTCCTCCAACCCCTGATTCCTATGTTGAAGTTCTAGAGCTTTGTTACAGATGAAATGCTTTCGTCCCTCTCCCCAAATTCCAAAATGAATCATAGCTCAAGTCTCACCCATCCCTGTTTTATTGTAGGTGATATCTAGACGAGACTTTGGACTTGAGGacgtacagatggccaacagacatatggaaagatgctcaatgtcactaaccattagagaaatgcaaattaaaaccacaacaagaaaccacctcatacctgtcagaatggctattcttaataaattcacaaatgacaaatattggcgaggatgtggagaaaagggagctcttgggcactgttggtgggaatgtagacggtgcagccactgtggaaagcagtacggagttacctcaaaaaattaaaagtggaactgccttatgacccagtgattccacttctggagatttatccaaagaaacccaaccCACTgactcaaaagaacataagcacccctatgttcattgcagcgttatttaaaatagccaagatttggaagtagcctgagtacccatcagtagatgagtggataaaacagctgtgggacatttacacaataaaataccactCAGCCAGACTTATCTTTTG
This DNA window, taken from Phyllostomus discolor isolate MPI-MPIP mPhyDis1 chromosome 7, mPhyDis1.pri.v3, whole genome shotgun sequence, encodes the following:
- the CCR8 gene encoding C-C chemokine receptor type 8; amino-acid sequence: MDYTLEPNVTATDYYYPDSLSSPCDVEITQTESRLLLAVFYCLLFVFGFLGNSLVILVLVVCKKLKSITDIYLLNLALSDLLFVFSFPFLTHYHLHQWVFGTVMCKVVSGFYYIGFFSSMFFITLMSVDRYLAIVHAVYAMKVRTARMGTALTLVVWLTAGMATSPLVVFYQVSSEDGVLECYSYYDQQTVKWKLFTHFEMNILGLLIPFTILLFCYISILHQLKNCQNQNKAKAIKLVLIVVIVSLVFWVPFNVVLFLTSLHDLHILDGCLMNQRLTYATSVTEIISFAHCCVNPVIYAFVGEKFKKHLSEIFQKSCNHILLYVRTIPKEYKERSLPSQHSFRSSSTDYIL